From the genome of Rhododendron vialii isolate Sample 1 chromosome 10a, ASM3025357v1:
ctcCGGTTCGGCTTAGCAAGACATTATGGTCGGCTACAGCCCAGTTATAGTCACGCATTGGTGAGCAAACTACCCACAAACGTTAAATACTTCACCCACAGGATCGGGGCTGGCAAGTTGACCGAGCCCCAAAGCACGGGTGCGTGTCCTCCACAACTTTGGCGACTAACCTAAGTATCATCCACAAAACTCGAACAGGCCGAAAACAATGCACGCTCGGCAAACTCTTTTCATTCTATTACTCTACTTTGGTTCAGGCTCGGCATTACTTACAGCTAGTAACTtcaacaattggacaaacattcCTACCAATAGGCCGAACCCacaccaaagtgggggctacaggATAACTACTACTCCATTAACCAGGGCTCGGCAAACCTTCACAATCAACACATATAAAATGGGCCAGGCTCGGCTTTATTATCACTATGCATAGTTCAAAGCTCGgcaaacaccaaaatgatgaAGCAGTTTCTACTTTGCTACATGTCAACATAACTCAGCCGACCCAAAACCATAGAAGGGGCTACGGATAACCATAACctcaaacaaatttcaaaccaagcaaacctATTCAAATCAGAGGTCATACAGAATATCAATCCAACTTCGGCAAAGAAGACCCATCGCAAACACAGAAATCAAAGAGCTACGGCATTCAACTTtcaatagaaaaacaaaatgttaCTGAAAATCCTAAGCGAAGAGGTACGGCGTAATAAATTGTTCGGTGCCGACCCCTCATCAACTATTACACCTGGCAAGGCAAAACTCCCAAGTTCGGAGCCGTCCAGTacaacaaaaattttgaaattcaaaaacaaaagagaaatctTAATCTTGTGGAACGTCAGCAACGACATCAGCAGCCTTTTCGCTTTCGGCTTCGGCAGCCTTTCCGCTCTCAGCCTCGGCACCCTTCTCAGTACTCTTATTGGCCTGCTCGATGTCCTGCTCAACTGCCTTAACCATACCCACTTCAGCATCGGCACCGGTAAGATCATCAAAATCCTCTTCACTTTCAGAAAACTCCTCTGGAGGAAGCGGTGCACACTCCTCGTCGGTATAGGGTAGCACAAGCTCGGGCACTTCGGCCGCAGGAATTGACTTTGTCAGGTTCATATCCGGCTCAAGCTGCATCACCCCGCACGCAGCTTTCACCCCATCCTTATATCCTGCTCGGTATGCAATAGGGATCCTGCTCTTTATCTCTTCATTCACCATCGAACGAGCCTCCCTGACATATTCGGCACCAGCTCTATCGTACCCAGCCTGATAAGCCTTTTCATCCACCTCCTTAAtttttctcttctccctcctcaacACCTGGCCAAGTTCACGCTCGGACTCCTTGACTTTCTCCAATGCTTCATCCCTCTCCTTCTCAAGTTCGGCAATCTTGGCCTTGGCCAGCTTCAAGCTATTCTTCGCAGCCTTCGTTTTCTCGTGCTCGGCTTTTGCGTCGTCTCGACAGCGCGTTCTCTCGGCAGCCAACAGATCAGCCTGATCGAAAACCCGCAGTAGTGTCTGTCCTGCCTGCAAAAAACAAAGCGATTATGCTCggcaacaaaaagaaaaaccggACATCATATTTGAGAAGTTGAGTAATCAAATACCTGAACAAGGTAGGCGCTAGCATGAGCGATGCTCGGCTGCAGCTCCCTCGGAACCCTCTCCATATCTCTCGGAAGAGCAATACCATGCAACATGGTGATGGCCAACCCTGGTTCCAGCTTAACACTGTCATCAACACTGACGACCCTACCCTCGGCTGTAGCAAACGAAGGTGCGAACTCCTGCGCGATCACTTGACCCGCAGAACCCGCCGACTTTTCCACAGCTTTGGAGCCACCAGCAGCAGATGAATCAGTTTGGTCTTTAAGAACTGGCGTCGGCGGCCTGGTAGGAAAGAAGTCACGAGTGACCTTCTGCTTCTTGGAGGCAGGTTCAGTCGCCTCGGCCTCCTTCTGCCGAGCAAGAGCACATCCCTAAGATTGATCTTCACCACGTTCCTCCTGCCTATATCGTCGGCAAATTCAGGTATAAGTGTTCGAAGTGGAGGGATGCTAGTGCCTTGGAATTCAGCTGGCTGACTGTCTTGGAACCAGAAATCCGCTGACTTCTTCAAAGTAGGAAACTTCACCCTCggttcctttttcttcttgctCGGATTATGGGAAACGCCTCTAGCCTCCCGCTCGCCAGCAACTGTCTTCTTGCCCTTAGCCTTCGTGCTCGGTCTTGCTTCCCTTTCCCTTCTCTTCAATTTCCCCTTATACGAAGGGGTGTAGCCCAGCAGCGTCGGTGCGTCACGGCAGATCTGAGCCTTCAGCGTTTCAATGTTCCTTTCTACGGCAAAGGACTGCTGTCTCTTGGTAATTGCTCGGTgatctgaaaaataaaataaatggtgTTAGCCAAATAAGCATCAGAACTACGCTAAGTAGAAGTAAATCGTGCTCGGCAAATAAAGGAAGATGTTAAACGACCTCGGAAATCTTTTATCTTCGGCACAGAGTGCAGCCTTATCGACTGGTCGCCGAACTCGAAATTTCTGCTTACTTCAACGTACAAATTGGCCCACTTATCAGTATCGGGAAGCCCGTTTATCAGAGGGTCCTTACCACTACGTGTCGACAAGTACCTGCGGTCGGTCTTGCCGTGCCTGGACAAGATGTATGTGTGAAAGAGGTCGGCAACTGAGAACTCGAGATTATGGAGCTCCTTCAATTTTATTACCGACATCACTATCCTATAGCTATTTATGGCGAAGAAATGGGGAACTATGCCGAACTTAGTCAGCAACTCCCTCAAAATGGGGTGAAGAGGGAAACGGAGTCCAGCTTCACAAATTGCCATAAAGGGGACCGTTATATGTTCGGGACGGTCTTCCCTCTTATCCCGTATCCTGTTACTGGCCACCTGGCTAACAACAACATCGTCAGGGATGTTGTATGTTCGGCAGAAATCAGCGTACTCATTGGGATGGCCGCTGAAGTAGTGGGCGTAAGGACAAACCTGCCCTCGCTCATAAAGATCGGCGACCTCCCTGTCCTCGGATGAGTTTTCGGCCGGGATAGAACGGGAAGAAGTTGTGGCTTTGGCCTGGAGGCGAATCCTGGACTCGGCCTCGGGACCAAGTTCATGCTCGGATACAGATTCCGTACTAGTGGTGAAGGTTATCTTGGGCGCAGTGTTGTACCCGCCATCGTATTCATAGTCGCGCTCGGCGTTGGAATCACTGGAACCAGACATATTGGAGGCAATTGAAGAGGTCTGACGTCGGCTCCTGTACCTCTCCACGTACGCTCGGATCACAAGATCTGTGGAATCGTCCCCTGAATTTTCAGAGTCGGATGAAATGATGATAATTgagtgagccagacctaacaaagaCAAGAGTGAAACAATGAGAACCCTCGTCGTTGGCTGGAAGGCAAACATCTTTCTACGTTCGGCTACCTAAAACTAGCCCACCCTATCATCACTTTCCACAAATCCAAGTTCGGGAAACACGGACTCAAGTCAACGAGCTCGGCCAAACCCATTGTCGGCCAAGCTGGTCAACATCAGAAATTGATGCTCAGCCAACCTCGTCATCGGCCCAGAACATCAACACCAAAATTGGGGCTTGGAAGAACACGATAAGGCAGGAGATGAACAGTTCGCCATCTCCAGTAATACACTGTTCACTCAGAATAGCGAACcccagaaaaacaaacaaaaaatgcagTAGACTTGCGCAAACAATAAGAATGTTAAGAGGAAAGAACCCATACCTGTGATTTTCAGCAAGATCTAGTGAAGGGATCTCTGGAAATCAAGATCAGGGGTCGAGTCGTTGTTCTTCAAGCTCTGgctatggagttctagagagagagtttgtaacctctctctctcctcacgtcGTCCTTATATAAGGCTAGGGTTGGGAGTTCaaatttcccgcccatcattacACCGACGAACCAGTAGCCAGTGAACGCTCGACACGTGGCAGTGACAGGTTAACTTTGCAGAACAACATGCGTGCCAGCCGTCCCCTGTCAACCGTACTCAATCAGCAATAAACACCTGGCGTACCTCCATTTGTTCTCGTCCATGACGGTTTGTTGAAAAAGGTTTAGGCTCGGCTAAGCTCCGTACAGCAACCGTGATCCATGTTCGGTGGTAAGATGGCTGGGCTAAAGTTAAACATCAATCCCAACCGCGCGCTCGACGACGgctgagattgaggggctattgtagtaggCCGAGCACAATTGGGATTCCACCATTGGCCACCTCTATTCCACTGTTGCTGCCAATGTAAGGGAAGCTAATTCACTCTATCTATGCTCGGCATGAGCCGAGGCACACCAGTCATCAACTCTGCTTTTGCTTTACGTCCGTCGAGGAGGACCAACGCCAAGCTCGGCCACCATCTGTGTGCGGCCCCGCAGACTGTCGCCTAACGCGAGTTTCCTTCGGGCTCGGCTTCCCTTCAAGCTAGACAAACTGACACGCACTTCTGGGCTCGGCCACCCGCGTGGCCACGTGCCCACACATGTGCGAAGACGGTTACGCCCtgggataatcatgagcgcacatgggtgtgccagctcagccctaaaaacggttaccagatctatttggtgacgtcaCAATGACACTGCCTGGCCCGCGCAAGGCATGTGcttgtgcttggagagcaagtgagggagctctataaatacctagcaaaggtaaccctaaagaggtacatgctactacatactcactctcataatcttctgcctactctctctgcacattacttatcctcacgccggagggccttgccgggacaacccccggcctggtctttagtcgtgcgcttactgtgcaggctaggagaagactcaacTATCAAGCCATCAACGGAGGaaaagatcgaggatcacggaCCACACACTTTGCTTCTCTTGAAAGGGATAAAAGCCTCCACGATCTTCccaaagttggaaaaaaaatttctaaaccAAGTGATACCCACTCCATTGGGCAAGTTGTCAACGTACACAGTGAAACTCCCCTTCGACACACTGAGAGGCCAGATGGCCTACTGCTCTCTCTCACACACTCTCTACCTCTTACGAAAACAAGGAATCACAATACTGATACCAACACAGCTCAGCCAACCACAATAGACAGAAAAAATAcagatcagcaaaaaaaataaacagtgcCGCTGCCTCAGAAAAGGATCGAAGAAAATACGTACCTTGAACAGATCAATATGTCAATAGCTGTTACCTTAAGATCCATAAAGAGGAGTAGGAGAGAGAGGTGAAACCATAGTTtcaggagggagagagaaatggagaggaagAGTCGGGAGAGAAAGCGTTCTGTAGACATCGAAGGTGGAAAGAAACGAGAAGGAGCAGCTTCACCATGGTttaagctctttttttttgggtggggatGCAACCGGTTGAGTGCCGgttccaagtattttgaaatttaataATCGACAGTTGTGGTGAATCAAACGGTTTTGAGCTGGGGTGATACCGTATCCCCCAGACAAGAGGGGGATACTCTAGCACCTTCCTGAACAAACAAGGTTTTTCATTTATGAGTAAGGATGTAACAATTGTAAATGTTAAAGGACAGGGCCAAAGATTACCTTCATTTTCTGCATTGAGTATGTCTTCGTGTGACAGCATTTGATCAGGTGGGAGGACAAATTGACGATGACAGGTAATATCTCCTCTTCTCTTATCGACtctttggattccaaaatgccaACCAGGTTTGCATAAGGAATTTACTCACCATTTTGAATCTACATAGGCAATCTTCTCTTAGCCATTGCAGATGAGTAGCTATTTCTACATTAGTCGAAATACCTGGTACCCCATTTTCTTTAATCAATGAGGGGAAAACCTGGGATTTTTTTAACAGAGCAACTAATTTAAACCGGTAAAATGTAACTGGCATAAATGAACCTTGAAATAATTGAAAACTGAAATTGAGATGGAAACTAAGCGAGGTGAATATCAAAACAAACATGATCAGAGGGAAAAGGACAATGAATTTTTAGTTCAATTTTCTCTCCCACTTCCCCTATACGAATTCTTAAAGACCACCATTTCCTTACAAGCAGATTACTTGATAGAGCCAACCCACTACTCATAGAGGCAACCCACAAATTACAAGCTTTTATGACAATCTTCTTGgcaacaactttttcaaaaagttcttgctttccttCTTTTCTCAGGTGCCGCCTTCCTCCACTAGTCCAACTCCTCTTGCAACCTACCCAGCTCTGCCTCCAACTCCGAATTTTTTCCCCGTAAAGTCAGGACCTCATCTTTCATTTGAACCTCTACTGCCTCCGCTTGCACCTTCCTCCACTGGTCCAACTGCTCTTCCAACCTACCCACCTGTAAAGCGAGGGCCTCATCTTTCATTTGAAACTCTGCCACCTTCCACTGGTCCAACTGCCTTTCCAACCTACCCAGCTCTGTCTCCAACTCTAAATTTTTTCCACGTAAAGCGAGGACCTCGTCTTTCATTTGAACCTCTGCCGCCTCTGCTGCCTTCCTCCACTGGTCCAATAGCACTTCCAACCTCCTCAGCTCTGCCTTCAACTTTGAATTTTCCTCCTGTAGAGCAAGGGCCTCATCTTCCATATCCACTTCCATCATCTTGATTTCAAACTCCATTAACCGATTGTCATCTTTCATTCCTTCTATTtcaatttccttctttttcattttaatcTTGATTTCAGTTTCTTTGGCCATTAAATTAGCCTTTAACTCTTCAATCTCTTTCGTCGCCTTCATCATCTCTCGGTCCCATTCAGCCTCTTTTTTAATAAACTCCTCCTGACCAGAAGATGAACTCTCTGTTGCTGCAATTGGTGATTGGACTATGCCCAAATCAGATCCCAATCCCATCTCCTTTGGCTGTGGACGCAGATCCAGATAGAACCAGTTCTGCTCTCAAAAGTAGGGAATGACAATTAGCATATGA
Proteins encoded in this window:
- the LOC131303546 gene encoding interactor of constitutive active ROPs 3-like isoform X1, translated to MGLGSDLGIVQSPIAATESSSSGQEEFIKKEAEWDREMMKATKEIEELKANLMAKETEIKIKMKKKEIEIEGMKDDNRLMEFEIKMMEVDMEDEALALQEENSKLKAELRRLEVLLDQWRKAAEAAEVQMKDEVLALRGKNLELETELGRLERQLDQWKVAEFQMKDEALALQVGRLEEQLDQWRKVQAEAVEVQMKDEVLTLRGKNSELEAELGRLQEELD
- the LOC131303546 gene encoding interactor of constitutive active ROPs 3-like isoform X2, with product MGLGSDLGIVQSPIAATESSSSGQEEFIKKEAEWDREMMKATKEIEELKANLMAKETEIKIKMKKKEIEIEGMKDDNRLMEFEIKMMEVDMEDEALALQEENSKLKAELRRLEVLLDQWRKAAEAAEVAEFQMKDEALALQVGRLEEQLDQWRKVQAEAVEVQMKDEVLTLRGKNSELEAELGRLQEELD